AAGGAATGCAGCAGGTAATGAAAGAGTGATGCTATAATGACTTCAGGAGGATACATTATGAACACTGTACTTGTTGGAAGTTATATTAGTAATCTTCGTAAAAAAAGAGGTCTTACCCAAGCGAAACTGGGGGAGATTATTGGGGTTAGTGATAAAGCAATATCGAAATGGGAGAATGGTGATGGTCTTCCAGACGTGGCAATTCTTCAGTCACTCGCTGTTGCTTTAAATACCAGTGTTGATAGTATTTTGAATGGGGGACCAATTAAAGTGCGACGGCTCCTTATGTCTTTGGGCAACGACGAAGATATTCGGTATTTTAAGCAAGGTATCATCGCAGTTGTTTCGGCGCTTATTGCGAGTCTGAGTATAAAAAATCTCGTCTCTTATGTAATCCTAAAAGACTCAATTATCAATATGACGTTTGAGTATGGCGACGGATTGTATCCCTATGAAGGCAGCAATCCATTTAGTGGGTATTCAATTCCATTTATTATAGTGTTGTTGATGGGATTCAGCTATTTTGTCTATGTTTACTTTAGAAAGATGTTGCCTGATAATGGAGATATAAAGCACTTTCGCTTCTTTGAGTCGGTCATGGTATGTATTTGGCTTGCTCCACTTATTTATATCTTCTTTTATGAGGTGCGTATCGATTTTATCGATCCACGACTGATTTTCTTTATCCCAACGCTCATCTTTATCTTAATAGTAACACTTCAAGTTCGTAAGCTTATGAAATGAAAGGAACACGCATCCAATGGTGCGTGTTCCTTTTTAGACTTCAGTTGCAAACAGTTGATACTTCTCTCCCCAATGCCAAAGGCTGTCAATAACATCTTGTAACTCCCATCCAATCGTTGTTAGTGAATATTCAACACGGACTGGGACTTCTGCAAAGACTTCGCGCTCCACCAATTCACGCGATTCTAAAGCGCGGAGGTGTTGTGTCAAAACCTTATTTGATATTCCTGGTAATCCTTTAGCGAGGTCGCCAAAACGGTGTGTCCCTTTGAGTAACTCGCGAATTATCAAAATTTTCCACCGATCTCCAATTAACAAAACTGTTGTTTCAACGGGACATTGTGGTAGTTCGTAACTTTTTAAAGATTCCATAATTCTCCTAATAGTTACTAATCAGTAACTAAGTTCTGTGTGGTTCCCTAGTTGTATTTGGATACCAGAGTATTATAATTATAGTATAAGTGTAACAAATAGAAAAGAGGCAAACACTATGAATATTGCAGTAATAGGTTCTACAGGAAAGCTAGGAAATATTATCACCGAGAAATTACTCGAAAATGGGTACACGCCAACAGCGATCGTACGTGATCATCGTAAAGTTACGATTGGTGTTCCAGTTATTGAGAAAAATATCTTTGACTTAACAACTGAGGATATATCTGTGTTTGATGTCGTAATCAGTGCATTTGGAGCACCGATGGATGATTTGAATCAATTCACTACAACAACACAACATTTCATAAAAATATTTAAAGATACTGATACCCGACTCATTGTTGCGGGAGGCGCAGGTGGCCTGTATGTGGCAGATGGTGTTCGATTAATTGACACTGATAATATTCCTCCACAATTTGTCCCGCTAGCAGAAGCAGAGGTTGCAGCATTTGAACTCTTGGCGGACGAACAGCGTTTTGCATGGACATACATGGCACCACCTGCAGTAATGGAATATGGTGTTCCCAAGCGTGGCAATTTTGTCCTGTCAGGGGATAAATTAGGATTCAACGCGAAGGGTGAGAGCTACACAACGTATGTGGATTATGCGAATGCATTCATTGAGGTCTTATCAAAACCGTTCAACCATGAAACCGTTGGAGTCTATTCAAACTAATATAAAAGTGCAGTATCTGAGGTAATCAGAACTGCACTTTTTTAGTAATTCATGGCCAGGATTGTTTGCGGATTTATAATTTCAGAATCACCTTGTAAATGGTTATTAAGAAACTCCGTTACATAGTTTAGAAACATTGAAACTGCTTGGGAGGCATCGGTGTAATGGTTGGATACAATGCGTTTCGAGATACCTTTATGAACGACATAACAAAACTCCATAATATATGTCTTCTCTGACTCCTTGAAGTACCCATCATCAATGCAAGGGGAAATTAAGAGTGCATCACGGTTTTTGAGATTTTGTCCTGCGGCAACACTGGGTGATACGTTATCATACAAACCACTCTCAGGCGCATAAACTGAAAAGTAAGCATCAATTTGTGAAAGGACATAGTCGGAATGATTGGAATCAAAAATATAGGCATAGATTTCAGGATTGGCAAAAGAACACTCAGCATAGCATCGCCACGCTAAAAGAAATGTTGTGAGTGAATCTAAATCCAATGCTGTAATTGCTGTAAGACGGTGAAGGTATTCGGTAATACTGTCGACCATACTGATCGCAATTAATTGGTCAAGATTCTCAAAATAATTATAAAGTGTTGCACTATTGTATCCAGCCAGTTCAGCAACATTACGAATTGTGATGCGGTTAATCCCTTCGGAAGTCGCGATATGTTTTGCTGCATCGATAAAGTAGCGAACGGTTCGTTGTCGTTGAAGATCGCGTTTTGGTGATAAATCCATTCAGATACCTCTTTCTTCTATATGTAGTATATCATTGTTGATATCAATGGTGGTCACTAAAGTATGTGAATAAAATACCAAATGACCACAAGCATGTAATAATTTATCAAATTTATGTTAAGGATTGCTGTTTTCTATTGAATCCTTTGAATCTATTATAGCAAACATAATCAAGTGATTATATAATAATCGTACGATTGATGTAATCGATAAGGAGAGAGATATGGAAAAGAATAAAAGAGTTACAACTCCTAAAGCAACGACGGATAAGGCATTGTTTTTTATACCCTTAGCGATCGTTATCGTATTCTGTGCACTGGTTGCCTTGTTCCCAGAGGGATCAGCTGCAGCATTTAATACGATCTTTGGAGTTATTACAGGGAATTTTGGATGGGCCTTACAATGGTTCTTCTTTGCAAATACAATCATCATGGTGTATTTAGCATTTAGTAAGTACGGTAATAAAAAACTGGGGAATGAGAAACCTGAATTCAGTACGCCAGTTTGGTTAGGAATGCTATTTGCTGCAGGAACTTCAGGAGTCGCAATCTATTGGGGATTTAGCGAATGGTTCCAATACGCAACTGCACCGCCCTTTGGATTGGAGCCACTATCACGAGAAGCCATGAACATGGCTTCAACCTATAGTTTCTTTCACTGGGGACCATCAGCATATGGATTGTATGCGACAGTAGCCGTTGTCTTTGGATTCTTTTTCTTTGTAAAACGTGAGGATACAAACCGTCCAAGTACTGCTTGTGCTTCTGTTATTGGAGAAAAAAATGCTAAAGGACTCTTAGGTAAGATTATTGACATTGTTTATATGATGGGAATCATCGGGGCTGTATCGGCAGCAATCGGACTCTCGACACCATTAATCAGTGCAATAATTGTTGACTTATTTAATATTGAATACACATTGTGGATTGATGCCGGTGTGCTTATTTTCTTTACAGTATTCTTTGTATTTGGAGTCTATGGCGGACTGCAAAAGTCAATGAAATTTATCAGTAATGCAAAGCTTGCAATGGTTATCGGTTTGCTTGCTTTCGTATTCTTAATTGGCCCCAAATCATACATGCTGAATACATTTACAGACAGTATGGGGACATTCGTAAGTGATTACTTTAGAATGATGCTCACAACAGAACCACACAGTGCAGGAACATTCCCGCAATCGTGGACAATCTTCTTCTTTGCATGGTGGTCTGCTTATGCATTGAATACGGGAATATTCCTAGCACGAATATCGCGTGGTCGTTCGATCAAACAATTGGTACTGGGTGCTACTGGAGCATCATGTGTAGGTTGTTGGTTGCACTTCATGATCTTAGGTTACTATGGAATGAACGCATACGAAACCGGACTTGTAAATGTCATTGAAATATTCCAAACACAAGGGATTACAGATGCAATCATTGCAATAATTAAAACTATGCCATTAGCAACTGTTGTTCTTGTCGTAATGTTAGCGGTTATGGCTGTATCAACAGTTACCGTTATTAACAGTGCTGCTTACACATTGTCAATTGTCTCAACAAACAACCTACCCGCTAATGAAGAGCCAGCTCGTGTTAATCGCATCTTCTGGGCTATCGCATTGGGGGCGCTTGGTTTGGTCTTGATTTTCATCGGTGGTCTGGGACCAATCCAAACTATCAGTCTTTCAACGGGGATTTTGACGATGGTGATCATTATAATTATATTTATAGCTTTCTTTAAATATGATGGTAAGAAATGGGATGAGTATATGGAACGAAACGAACGTGAGGATCGTGAGAAACTTGCGGCAGAAAGTGAGGAAGCATAAATGATTTATATTACAGAGAAACAAATTGAAGGCATTGTGAATATGAAAATGGCCTTGGATGTATTCCGTCAGGCTTATGTTGATAATGTAAATGGCGATATTTATACAGGAGAGCGCATGGTTATGCCGATTCGTGGTGAAGAAAACTGTGGCCAATGGCTCACTGCTATTTGCAAGAATGTTCCGTTTTTTGGATCAAAGTTCTCTTCAGTATTTCCAGGTAACTTGAAGAAAAATCTTCCAAGTGTTTGTTCGACAATAAGTTTATATTCTGCTGAAACAGGTCATCTTCAAGCACTGTTGGAAGCAGATTATCTGACTGCAATTAAAACTGGCGGTAGTGCTGGGGTTGCGACGGATGTCATGGCACGTCGCGATGCAAGCCGATTGGGAATTATTGGCTCGGGTCTGCAAGCATTTACTCAAGTCATGGCAATTCAAGAAGTTCGCGATCTTACGGAAGTCATCGTGTACGACTTAAATCCCGAGTATGCAGCCGCTTTTGTGGAAAGAATTAAGAAAATACAAAATCGTCCTTACACGGTTACCGTTGCGAAAAGTGCCGATGCATGTGTCGAAAGTTCAGATATTATTTGTACTTGCACCACGTCACTCAAACCTGTGTTTAGTGCCAGTGCAGTTAAAGAAGGTACACATATTAATGCAATTGGTTCATTTACACCGTTTATGCAAGAAATTGAAGAGGCCGTTGTCGTCGCATCAAGTCGCATAATTACGGAGCATGTTGATGGACTGTGGGCAGCCGCAGGCGATGTTCTTATTCCTTTTGAAAAAGGACTCATTGAGAAAGAACGCGTCACGGGCTCAGTTGGTGATGTTTTAACAGGAAAAATAACAGGGCGTGACAACGATCAAGAGATTACATTGTATGAAAGTGTAGGATCATGTGTGTTGGATATTGCGATCGCAATTGCAGTTTACAATCAAGTTGTTCAATAGACAAAGAAAGCCGGGTTATCTTTAGGATAATCCGGCTTTTTTTTATTCTGTTACCAACCAAAGAACTTGTTGGATATTTGCAAGGAACTCATCAATAATGAGTCGTTCGCGAAGTTCGTGAGCATATTCGCCACCCGCTGCAAGACAAATAGCATCGATGCCATTAAATGTAAGTCCGCTGACATCCGTACCACCACGCATGACGATGCCTTCGTACTCAAGTCCATGGCGTTCACACATTGCTTTGTAGCGTTGAATAACGGGTGTGCTATCATCATGATGATAAGCATGAAGTGATTGGCTTACTTCAAATTCCAAACGAGCTCCAAATTTATCAGCCGATGCTTGTAGTGTATCTTGAACATGTTTCAATTGTTTCTGAGCTTTTTCAGGAACAAGGCTACGTATTTCCATTTCAAAACGTGTTACTTCTGGAACAACATTGGTTGGATAGTCACAGATGACACGACCAATGTTTGTAGTTGTATCTTCATCAACTTTAAGCAGTTTCATATTGCTAATGGCATCGGCCATCACTTGAATGGATGAGATACCTTGATCGGGTGCAACTCCGGCATGTGAAGCCTTACCGATAATTTTACCAACAATGTCATAATAGTCCGGTCCACCAATAATTGCTGTACCCGGGCCTCCGCCGCCATCGAGGACAAAGCCCATTTTACCTTTTACAATACCCGTATCAAGGTTGAATGCACCCAGTAAACCAATTTCTTCAGAAATTGCAAAAACAAGCTCAAGTGGTGGGTGATCTAAATTGTTTTCACGCAATACAGCCTCAACTTCGAGGATTTGCGCAATTCCCGCTTTATCATCAGCACCCAAGATTGTAGTACCATCAGAAACAACATACAGTCCATCTTCTGTAATTGAAGGCTTAACACCATTCCCAGGTTCAACTGTATCCATATGCGCTTCGAGAATAATAATGTCATCTTGTGCTTTTGTCCCAACTCCAGGAATCTTTACAATAATGTTCCCAGCATTTGCTTGGGGTGCTGCGGCACGTGACTTTTGGTCCTCAAAGACTTCATAGCCCAATGCTTCAAAGTATGCTGTCAGATTATCAGCAACACCACGTTCATTCAAACTGACACTATCAATTTGAACAAGTTCCATAAACTTTGCAATCGCACGATCTTTATTAATCATATTTGTAACGCCTCCCTATTTTTTTATATTGTTATCATTGTAACAGAGTAAGATGAAATCTGCATACAAATGTAATTGAAATGTGTTGGTATTGTTAAAGATAGTGCACCCTTGGTGAAACAAAGTTAAAAATCAAGCAGCTGGTGAAAATTAGGTCTATAATAAAAGTATGAAAGGGAGGTACTATTTATGGATACAAAGAAACTAGAAATCATGAAGAATGGAAAAGGTTTTATTGCTGCGCTGGACCAAAGTGGTGGAAGTACACCAAAGGCTTTGAAAGCATACGGTATTGATGAAACGGCATATCATAACGATGAGGAAATGTTTTATCTGGTT
The window above is part of the Erysipelothrix sp. HDW6C genome. Proteins encoded here:
- a CDS encoding TetR/AcrR family transcriptional regulator, whose translation is MDLSPKRDLQRQRTVRYFIDAAKHIATSEGINRITIRNVAELAGYNSATLYNYFENLDQLIAISMVDSITEYLHRLTAITALDLDSLTTFLLAWRCYAECSFANPEIYAYIFDSNHSDYVLSQIDAYFSVYAPESGLYDNVSPSVAAGQNLKNRDALLISPCIDDGYFKESEKTYIMEFCYVVHKGISKRIVSNHYTDASQAVSMFLNYVTEFLNNHLQGDSEIINPQTILAMNY
- a CDS encoding BCCT family transporter, with translation MEKNKRVTTPKATTDKALFFIPLAIVIVFCALVALFPEGSAAAFNTIFGVITGNFGWALQWFFFANTIIMVYLAFSKYGNKKLGNEKPEFSTPVWLGMLFAAGTSGVAIYWGFSEWFQYATAPPFGLEPLSREAMNMASTYSFFHWGPSAYGLYATVAVVFGFFFFVKREDTNRPSTACASVIGEKNAKGLLGKIIDIVYMMGIIGAVSAAIGLSTPLISAIIVDLFNIEYTLWIDAGVLIFFTVFFVFGVYGGLQKSMKFISNAKLAMVIGLLAFVFLIGPKSYMLNTFTDSMGTFVSDYFRMMLTTEPHSAGTFPQSWTIFFFAWWSAYALNTGIFLARISRGRSIKQLVLGATGASCVGCWLHFMILGYYGMNAYETGLVNVIEIFQTQGITDAIIAIIKTMPLATVVLVVMLAVMAVSTVTVINSAAYTLSIVSTNNLPANEEPARVNRIFWAIALGALGLVLIFIGGLGPIQTISLSTGILTMVIIIIIFIAFFKYDGKKWDEYMERNEREDREKLAAESEEA
- a CDS encoding helix-turn-helix domain-containing protein, translating into MNTVLVGSYISNLRKKRGLTQAKLGEIIGVSDKAISKWENGDGLPDVAILQSLAVALNTSVDSILNGGPIKVRRLLMSLGNDEDIRYFKQGIIAVVSALIASLSIKNLVSYVILKDSIINMTFEYGDGLYPYEGSNPFSGYSIPFIIVLLMGFSYFVYVYFRKMLPDNGDIKHFRFFESVMVCIWLAPLIYIFFYEVRIDFIDPRLIFFIPTLIFILIVTLQVRKLMK
- a CDS encoding NAD(P)-dependent oxidoreductase, producing MNIAVIGSTGKLGNIITEKLLENGYTPTAIVRDHRKVTIGVPVIEKNIFDLTTEDISVFDVVISAFGAPMDDLNQFTTTTQHFIKIFKDTDTRLIVAGGAGGLYVADGVRLIDTDNIPPQFVPLAEAEVAAFELLADEQRFAWTYMAPPAVMEYGVPKRGNFVLSGDKLGFNAKGESYTTYVDYANAFIEVLSKPFNHETVGVYSN
- a CDS encoding M20/M25/M40 family metallo-hydrolase, yielding MINKDRAIAKFMELVQIDSVSLNERGVADNLTAYFEALGYEVFEDQKSRAAAPQANAGNIIVKIPGVGTKAQDDIIILEAHMDTVEPGNGVKPSITEDGLYVVSDGTTILGADDKAGIAQILEVEAVLRENNLDHPPLELVFAISEEIGLLGAFNLDTGIVKGKMGFVLDGGGGPGTAIIGGPDYYDIVGKIIGKASHAGVAPDQGISSIQVMADAISNMKLLKVDEDTTTNIGRVICDYPTNVVPEVTRFEMEIRSLVPEKAQKQLKHVQDTLQASADKFGARLEFEVSQSLHAYHHDDSTPVIQRYKAMCERHGLEYEGIVMRGGTDVSGLTFNGIDAICLAAGGEYAHELRERLIIDEFLANIQQVLWLVTE
- a CDS encoding ornithine cyclodeaminase family protein, which encodes MIYITEKQIEGIVNMKMALDVFRQAYVDNVNGDIYTGERMVMPIRGEENCGQWLTAICKNVPFFGSKFSSVFPGNLKKNLPSVCSTISLYSAETGHLQALLEADYLTAIKTGGSAGVATDVMARRDASRLGIIGSGLQAFTQVMAIQEVRDLTEVIVYDLNPEYAAAFVERIKKIQNRPYTVTVAKSADACVESSDIICTCTTSLKPVFSASAVKEGTHINAIGSFTPFMQEIEEAVVVASSRIITEHVDGLWAAAGDVLIPFEKGLIEKERVTGSVGDVLTGKITGRDNDQEITLYESVGSCVLDIAIAIAVYNQVVQ
- a CDS encoding helix-turn-helix domain-containing protein, with the translated sequence MESLKSYELPQCPVETTVLLIGDRWKILIIRELLKGTHRFGDLAKGLPGISNKVLTQHLRALESRELVEREVFAEVPVRVEYSLTTIGWELQDVIDSLWHWGEKYQLFATEV